The Streptomyces sp. 11x1 genomic sequence CAGTCGGGCGAGATCGCAAAGCCGGAGATCGACGAGGAGTGGATCACCGTCTCCGGCGGTCCCACGGGCAGTGTCCGGGCCCGGATCGTCCGGCCCGCCGGGGCCGAGGGCGTCCTGCCCGTGATCCTCTACATCCACGGCGCGGGCTGGGTGTTCGGCAACGCCCACACCCACGACCGGCTGGTGCGCGAGCTGGCCGTGGGCGCGGGGGCCGCGGTCGTCTTCCCCGAGTACGACCTCTCCCCCGAGGCCCGCTACCCGGTCGCCGTCGAGCAGAACTACGCGGTCGCGAAGTGGGTCGTCGAGCAGGGCTCCTCCAAGGACCTGGACGGGGCCCGGCTGGCGGTGGCCGGTGACTCGGTCGGCGGCAACATGACCGCCGCGCTGACCCTGATGGCCAAGCAGCGCGGTGACGTCCCGCTGGTCCAGCAGGTGCTGTTCTACCCGGTGACGGACGCGGCCTTCGACACGGGCTCCTACCACCAGTTCGCCACGGGCTACTTCCTGCGGCGTGACGGCATGCAGTGGTTCTGGGACCAGTACACGACCGACGAGGCCGAGCGCGCGCAGATCACCGCGTCCCCGCTGCGGGCGAGCGCCGACCAGCTCAAGGACCTGCCCCCGGCCCTCGTGATCACCGGTGAGGCCGACGTCCTGCGCGACGAGGGCGAAGCCTACGCGAACAAGCTGCGCGAGGCCGGTGTGGCGGTGACCGCCGTGCGCTTCCAGGGGATCATCCACGACTTCGTCATGCTGAACGCGCTGCGCGAGACCCACGCCGCCGAGGCCGCGATCACCCTGGCCACGACGACCCTGCGCACCGCCCTGCACGCCAAGTAGCCACGCGGTCCGCAGGCCGCGGACCGCAGACCGACTGCCCTCAGCCTCGCAGTCCGACAGCTGCACTGCCCAACTGCCCACGGTCGCCCGGCACACAGCCGACATCACGCGGTCGACCGGTGGGCCCACAGAACGGAGAGACCCTCCCATGTCCCCCACCCCCACCGTCCTCCTCGTGCACGGCGCCTTCGCCGACGCGTCCAGCTGGGCCGGCGTCGTCGAGGAGCTGCGCGGCCAGGACATCCCGGTCCGCGCGCTGGCGAACCCGCTGCGCGGTCTGGCCTCGGACGCCGCGTACGTCGCGTCGGCGGCGGCCCAGGTCGACGGCCCCGTCGTCCTCGTCGGCCACTCCTACGGCGGCGCGATCATCACCGTGGCGGGCACGGCGGAGAACGTCGTCGGCCTGGTCTACGTCGCCGCGTACGTCCCCGAACAGGGCGAGAGCCTCGGCGAGTTGCAGGACCGCTTCCCGCTGTCCCCGCTGGTCGCCAACCTCGACGAACGGACCTACCCCGTCGAGGGCGCGGACCCCGCCGTGGAGGTCACCATCAAGCCCGAGGCGTTCCCCGGCATCTTCGCCGCCGACGTCCCGACCGAGGTCACCGAGATCCTCGCCGTCTCCCAACGCCCGCTCTCGACCTCGGTGTTCACGGAGACGGCCGCCACCGCCGCCTGGCGGACCAAGCCGTCCTGGGCAGTCGTCGCCGACGCGGACGAGGCCATCAACCCCGACGTGCAGCGCTTCGGCGCCAAGCGCGCCGGCGCCACCGTCACCGAACTGGAGGGCGCCTCGCACGCCGTGGCGGTCTCCCGCCCCAAGGAGGTCGCGGCGGTGATCCGCGAGGCGGTACGCGCCACCGCCTGACGAGCGGAACAGCCAGGCCCGCAGAACCAGGGCCCGCCCACGGACACCCGCGGGCGGGCCCTGCCGCACATCGACTCCCCTTGTGCGGAGCACGGTTGGACTGATCTTCTAGGCCCTGTCGTCACATTCCCGCCGTCGCCCGAAGGGCGGCCTGGCGGCGTCGTGGGGGTACCTCCCGGTCGAGCGCAGCCGAGACCGGGGGAGCGTGCTCTCGGCGTGCCGGGCACTGACCCGCGTACCGGACGTACTCGGGTCGGTGCCCGGTGCGTCGAGAAGCACGTGCATGGCGTCGCGGGGCAGGCGGGAATGTGACGACAGGGCCTAGAAGCGTCCTGAAGATCTTGCTCTGGCCGCCCGACTCACCCTGGATTGCCGGTAAACGTCAATCGCCATCAAGTAGGGCAAGCCGGGCGCATTTTCAAGATCTTCAGGACGCTTCCAGGGCCCGCAGCGACACGGGCGCCCGCTGAGGCTTCCGTCGAGTGCGGGCAGGCACAGTCGAGGGCAGGGGGACCCCATGCCGCGTACCGCGGTCGTCATCGGGGCGAGCATGGGCGGCATGCTCGCCGCCGCGGCTCTGGCCCGGTCCGTCGACGAGGTGATCGTGCTGGAGCGCGACGAGCTTCCGGACGAACCCCGACCGCGCCGAGGGCTTCCGCAGGGCCGCCATGCCCACATCCTCCTGCCCAGCGGCCGTGACGCCATCGACGAACTCGTGCCGGGCGGCAAGGTCCGCGAACGGCTGCTGGCGGCGGGTGCCCGGGAGCGCGGTCTCACCTCCGGCCTGGTCGCCCTGGGCCCGCAGGGCTGGTACCGCCGCTCCCGCCACCACGACACCCACCCCCTGCTCATCGCCGGCCGCGACCTGATCGACCGGACCGTACGGGAGGCCGTTCTCGCGAGCACCACCCGCGTCGGCGTCCGGCGCGCCTCGGCCACCGGCCTCCTCGGCACCGCCGAGCGCGTCACCGGCGTCCGGTTCACGGCCGGGGGAGAGCGGAGCGGGGGCACGCGGACGAGCGCACCCGAGGAGCGTCTGCGCGCGGACCTGGTCGTCGACGCGAGCGGACGCGGCACCCGTGTCGAGCACTGGCTCGCGGACCTCGGCATCACGGGCATCCGCAAGGACGTGGTCGACTCCGGGCTCGTCTACGCGACCCGCCTCTACCGCACCCCCGTCGGCGCTGCGGACTTCCCTCCGGCACAGGTGACGGCGGACCCGGCGGGCGGCCGGCCCGGCCGGTCGGGGCTGCTCCTGCCGATCGAGGGCGACCGCTGGCTGGTCAGCCTCGCCGGCACGCGGGGCGGCGAACCCACCGCCTCACCGGAGGACTTCGTCCCCTTCGCCCTGGGCCTGCGCCACCCCCTCGTGGGCCGGCTGATCGCGGGCGCCGAACCCCTGACCGACGTGACCCTCAGCCGCAGCACCCGCAACGAACGCCGCTACTTCGAGAAGTCCGAGCGGTGGCCCGAGGGGCTGGTGGCACTCGGGGACGCCGTCGCCACCTACAACCCGGTCTACGGGCAGGGCATGTCGGTGGCCGCGCTGGGCGCGCGCGAGCTGGGCCGGGAGCTGGACCGGACCGGTGTCGGGGCCGCCGGTCTGGCCCGGCGGGTGCAGCGGGCCGCCGCGAAGGTGGTGAACGCGGCGTGGACCATGTCGGTCGGCCAGGACCAGTGGTTCCCGGGGGTGCGGGGCAAGTCCCCCACGCTCGCCGACCGTCTGCTGTCCGCCTACACCGGCCGCATGACGCGCGTGGCCACCGGTTCGTACCGGGTCTCGGCGGCGATGTGCAGAGTGACCACCCTCCAGGCGGACGCCCTCCACCTGCTCCACCCCACCCTCCTCCTGTCCACGGCCCTGGGCCCGTTGCTCCCCCCGCTGTCAGGCCCGCCTCTCACCCCGAAGGAACGGGACATCCTGAACAACCTCAACACCCCCGCCCGGTAAGGGGCGCGGGGCTGTATCGACATGCGGCTCCGCCGCGTGGGCGCGAGAGGGCCCACCGGCCCGCAGCCGAAGAACAATTCTCTACCAGCCCCTCGCCCGCTCCGCGCGTACCGCCCCCTCGACAACCCCCGCCCGCACCGCCCGAGACATCCGGATCAACGCCGACTGTCCCGTATCCAGCCCCTGCCCCCCGGCCGTCGCACCCGCACCCGCACCCGCAGGCCCCACGTGCCCCCCAGCGATCCCCACGAGCACGTCCAGAGCGGCGAAATCCAAGCCCCCCTGAATGCCTCCCTGACGCGGCCCCCCGACCCGTTCCCGCGTCCCCGCCATCACGGCCACGGCCACCATCGCCGCGTCCCCGATGGCCTCCGCCTCACCCGCACTGGAGCCGAGGGACAGCGCCTGCCGGTAGGCCCGCTCACGGACCGCCTCGTCGAAGTGGACGGACACGTCCCGCAGTCCGTCCCGTATGGCCGTCGTCCGGTGCGTCAGCCGCAGTTCGACGTCGCCGAGGGAACGCCAGGACAGCAGCACGTTCCGCCCGATGCGGCTGGCGCTCCCGGAGCCGACGAGCCGGAACAGCGGCCCGAGCCGCAGGAAGGCGACCAGGCTGTCGACGCGCGGTCCGAGCAGCGGCAGGACATAGCCGGCCGAGGTGAGGACCGCGCCGACGGTGACCAGCATCGGCGCGAGCCGCGTGCTCAGCGGGTCCCAGTGCTGCCCGGTCCAGCGGCCCACGACGGCCACCATCTTGAGCACGCCGTACGCGCTGGTGCACAGCCACCCGACGGCCAGCACGGCCAGAGCCCGCCGTGTCCAGCCGCTGAGCTGGAAGGTCCAGCGCCAGCAGAGGAACGTGGTGGTGAGGGCGGCCGCCAGGTGGGCCACCAGATAGAGGACGATCATCTCGCGGATGAACGGAGTGTCCGCGTAGTAGGTGTCGAAGTCGGCGAGGCGCTCGACGGGCGCGTCCCCGACGGCGAAGAGTGCCGTCTGCGCCGCGATGACCACGGCATAGGCGAGCAGCCACCGGCGGGAGACCCGTCGCAGCCGGGCGGGGTCGTCGGCACCCCGCCAGTGCACGATCAGTACGAGGGACGCGGCGGAGAAGGCGTTCACCGCGCCGTAGGCGAGGCAGGCGGCGGCGTTGGGGACGCCGACGAGGCGGTTGACGAGGCCGACGGTGGGCGGGGCGCCGAGGGCGAAGCAGAATCCGGCGAGGAAGATCACGGCGCAGAGCGCGCGTTTCATCGGATCACGCCGGTCGCGCCACAGGCTGGGCATCTGGGCGGCGAAGCCGGTCCACAGGGTGGCGGCCGCCAGAAAGTACACCAGTCCGTTCACGGTAGGCCCCCCGGCTCGGTCCGAGAGACCTCTCGCGTCAACACCCTTCACACAGTAGTCACGTAGTCAACCCCGGTACCGCCTACGATCAGCTCTCGTCGGCGGTCAGCCTCAGCGAGATGCTGTTGATGCAGTACCGCTGGTCGGTGGGGGTGGCGTACCCCTCACCCTCGAAGACGTGCCCGAGGTGCGACCCGCACCGGGCGCACCGCACCTCCGTGCGCACCATCCCGTGCGACCGGTCCTGCAGCAGCTCCACCGCGTCGCTGTCCTTCGGGTCGTAGAAGGACGGCCAGCCGCAGTGCGACTCGAACTTCGTGTCGGAGGTGAAGAGTTCGGCACCGCAGGCGCGACAGGAGTAGACGCCCTTGGTCTTGGTGTCGGTGTACTCACCGACGAACGCGGGCTCCGTGCCGGCCTGCCGCAGCACGGCGTACTCGGCCGGCGTCAGCTCCGCACGCCACTGCTCGTCCGGCTTCTCGACGTCGTACGACATGCACCTCAGCCCCTCAGCTCGAAAGACGGTCCAGGATCCGCGGGCCCAGGTCCGTCACATCACCCGCGCCCATGGTGAGAACGAGATCACCGGGCCTCGCCATTCCCGCGATCGCGGCGGGCACCTCGGCCTTGTCGTGCAGGGCGGTGACGTCCGCGCCCGCGGTCCGGGCCGCGTCGATGATCAGCTCGCTGGTGACCCCCGGGATCGGGTCCTCGCGGGCCGGGTAGATGTCGAGGACGACCGACGCGTCCGCGAGCGCCAGGGACTGCCCCATCTCGGTGCCCAGTTCCTGGGTGCGGGAGAACAGGTGCGGCTGGAAGACGACCAGGATCCGCGCGTCCCCGGCGGCGGCCCGCATGGCCTCCAGGTCGGCGGTCATCTCGGTCGGGTGGTGCGCGTAGGAGTCGATGATCTGTACGCCCCGCGCCTCGCCCTTCAGCTGCAGGCGCCGCTTCACACCGGTGTACGCCGCCAGCGCGGGCGCCAGCGCGTCCGCCGGTACACCGAGCGCGACACCGGCCGCGAGCGCGGCGACGGCGTTGTGGGCGTAGTGCCGCCCGGGCACGGACACCGTGAAGACGATCTCCTGCCCGTCGAGCAGAACGGTGACCTCGCTCTTCAGCCCCTGCGCCACGACCGACAGAACGCGGACGTCCGCGTCCTCGCGCTCGCCGTAGGTCACCGTGCGCACCCCGGACAGCCGGGAGGTCAGTTCCCGCGCGCCCTCGTGGTCGGCGGAGATCACCAGTGTGCCCCCGGGCACGATCTTCCCGGCGAACGTCTCGAAGGACTCGTAGATCTCGTCCATGGACGCGTAGTTGGCGTGGTGGTCGAGCTCCACGTTGAGGACGATCGCCACCTCGGGCGCATACTTGTGGAAGCTCCGGTCGCTCTCGTCGGCCTCGGCGACGAAGATCTCCCCGTCGCCGTGCAGCGCGTTCGACCCGGGTACGTCGAGGTCGCCGCCGATGGCGTACGACGGCCGCAGCCCCAGCTCACCGAGCGACACGGCCAGCATGGACGTCGTCGTGGTCTTGCCGTGCGTCCCGGCGACGGCGATCGGCCGCAGCCCGTCCATCAGCCGGGCGAGCGCGTCCGACCGGTGGACGACAGGGATCCCGAGCTCGGCGGCGCGGGCCAGCTCGGGATTGTCGGCCCGGATCGCCGAGGACACGACCACGCAGGTCGCGTCGTCCGCGAGATGCTCCGCCGCGTGCCCGATGTGCACGGTGGCCCCCAGCGCCCGCAACGCCTGAGCCGTCTCCGACTCCTTGGCATCACTCCCGGCGACCTTCGCCCCTCGCTGCGCGAGGATCTTCGCGATCCCCGACATCCCGGCCCCACCGATCCCGATGAAGTGCGGTCGTTCCATGGCGCTGGGAAGGCCGGGTGCCATGCGTGTTCTCCAGGTGACGTACGAAGCCGACGGACGCCCCCAGCCTATTGCCTGCTGTACGGAGGCCCGTACAGCAGCCGCCCACGGACCGCGCCCCTGGCCGGCGGCGCAGCCAGGGGCGCGGGGAACTGCGCGACCAGCCACGACGCACGCGCACCCGACAGAACACGGCAACCCCTACGGCACCCCCGGCCTCACACCCGAGCATGAGAGAACAACTTCAACACCGGCACCCCCACCTTGTGCCGAGCCCGCGAGGCCCAGTCCCGGTGAAAGAACTCCTCCACGTAATGCGGATCGGTCAGCACCAACACCTCATCGGCCGAGACCTCCTCCACCAGCGACTTCAACGCGTCCAGCGGATGATCCTCGATCAACCGCCCCTGCGCCGTGCTCCCGGCCCCCCGCAGTGCCTGCAAGGACACTTCCAGGGCCCGTTCCCCGGCGTCCATCGCCTGCTCCCCCTCCGGCGTCTCCCCCTCCCGCGCCGCCTCGTCCAGCTCACCGAGGGCGAGGTCGTCGATGGCCCGCAGCAACCGGTCGGCCTGATTTCCGCGCGGCTGGAGCAGCACGTGGAAGGAGGCCCGCTCGTCGCCGTGCAGGGTCGTGACGAACTCGACGTCCGCCGACGTCAGAGCCTTCTCGATCATCAATACGCTCGTGAACGACACCACAGGCGCCCTTCTCCTCGGAGGGCCCCGGGGGCCCTCACTCCTCAGAGTTCTAGTGTGCCCGGCGAAAGCTAAACGGAACGGTAGATTCCGCCCGCTTTCACGTACGACCGACCCACGTTCACGTACGACGGTAACGACCGAACAGGAACCCGGACTCCTCCAACAGCGACACCAGGGCGAAGCGCTTGGGCACCGCCACCGAGGGTCCCCCGGCGATCCGTTGCGCGTCCCCGGCCGTGAGCATCGGCGACACCGTCAGACAGAGCTCGTCGAGGACGTCGGCGGCGACGAGCTGACCCAGGACCCGCGGGCCGCCCTCGGTGAGCAGCCGGGTCAGCCCCAGGTCGGCGAGGGCGCGTACGGCACGGGCCGGGTCGACGCCCATCCCGTCCCCGGCGACCACCACGCGGACCCCCGCCTTCTCGGCGGTGGCGACCCGGTCCGGGGCCGCGGCGGCACCGGTGAGCAGCAGCGTGGGCGTCAGCGGCGAGGTGAACAGCGGCAGCGAGAAGTCCAGGTCAAGGCTCGCGCTCACCACGGCGACGGCGGGCGCGGGCGTCTGTCCGGCCGCCCGGCGCGCCTCGGCGAACGCCTCCCGCGCGCGTGCCGGACGGTACCCCTCCTGCCTTACCGTTTCCGCGCCGACGATCACCACGTCCGCGAGCCCTCGCAGCGTGCCGAAGATCCGCATGTCGGCCTCGCTGGAGATCGGCTGCGAGCGCCCGTCGTGCTGGGCGGCGCCGTCGAGGGTGGACACCATGTTGGCCCGCAGCCAGGGCTCCCGCCCGCCGGGCGCGGGCTCGGGGTAGGCGTACGCGGCCGCCAGTTCGTCGAGGCTCCACTCCCGCTCGACGAGGTCCGACGCCCCGTCCGCCGGTGCCCCGGCCGCCGAGGGCCGGCCGTCGCCCGCGCCCCGCGTCCGGGCGCCCGCCGGGCCCTCACCGCCGACCGCCGTCGGCGCCTCGGCCGCAATCGCCCCACCGGTCGCTTCCGGTGTCCGGGCCGCTGTCTCTTCGGTCACAGGGAACAGGCGTCGCATGTCGTGCAGTGTGGCACGACCCTTAGACTCGGTAACCGTGTCGTCGTCCTCAGCCACCGTGTCCGGATTCGGTTCGATACCCGAAGCGGCTCCCGCGTCCCTGTGCACCCGCGAGCCCCATGTCCCCGCGGACCGGCTCGTCGCCGAGATGGTGCCGCCGCCCCGCTTCGACTCGGTGCGCTTCGACACCTACATCCCGGACCCGAACCAGCCCAGCCAGACCGAGGCCGTCCGTGTCCTGAGCGGTTTCGCGGCGGGGCTCGGCGGCGCGCACGCGACCGGCGCCGGCCGACGCGGCTTCTTCGGCCTCGGCAAGGCGAAGGCCAAGGTCCCGGCGGGCCCCCGCGGCGTCTATCTGGACGGCGGATACGGCGTCGGCAAGACGCACCTGCTCGCCTCCCTCTGGCACGCCACCCCGGCCGAGCCCTCCCTGAAGGCCTTCGGCACGTTCGTGGAGCTGACGAACCTGGTCGGCGCCCTCGGTTTCCAGAAGACGGTCCAGACCCTCTCCGGGCACCGCCTGCTGTGCATCGACGAGTTCGAGCTGGACGACCCGGGCGACACGGTCCTGGTGTCGACCCTGCTCGGCAAGCTGGTCGTCGCGGGCGTGGCACTGGCCGCCACCTCGAACACACTGCCGGGCAAGCTCGGCGAGGGCCGGTTCGCGTCGGTCGACTTCCTGCGCGAGATCCAGGGCCTGTCGGCCCACTTCCGCTCCCTGCGCATCGACGGCGAGGACTACCGCCACCGCGGTCTGCCCGAGGCCCCGGCTCCGTACTCCGACGAGGAGGTCACCAAGGCGGCGTACGCCACCGAGGGCGCCTCGCTCGACGACTTCCCGCACCTGCTGGGCCACCTCGCGCGCGTCCACCCCAGCCGGTACGGCGCCCTGACGGACGGTCTGAAGGCGGTCTGCCTGACGGACGTCGAGCCGGTGCCGGACCAGTCCACGGCGCTGCGGCTGGTGGTGCTCGCCGACCGGCTGTACGACCGCGAGGTACCCGTGCTCGCGTCCGGGCTGCCCTTCGACCGGCTGTTCAGCGAGGAGATGCTGAACGGCGGCTACCGCAAGAAGTACTTCCGCGCCATCTCCCGCCTCACCGCCCTCGCGCGCGACGCCGAGCGACTCGTGAAGCACTGAGCGCACCACCAACGGCCGTAGCCCGACCCAGCGGAACTCCCCCAGGTCAAGGGCTGTTTCCAGCCAACCCGCCCTCGCTTTTCAGGCTCTCTTCAGCTCGCAACGTTAAGTTAACCCTGCAAACAACTTTGCAGGGTTAACGTGTTTCTTGACCAGTGGTTGACCATCGGTTGACCAAGTCGAGCAAGTGTCGACGCATGGGAGACACCCGGAACTGCCAGCGAGGAGGCTCATATTGCGAGGTGCGACGACCCGGACCGTCCTTTCGGCCCTAGCCGCCGTCCTGCTCACCCTGGCGTTCTTCGCTCCCACCACATCCTTCGCAGCCGCGCACACACCTGGTCACGCCAAGGCCAAAGCCGAGCCCGGAAACACCCCCACCGCGAAGCCGTTGCGTGACACCGCGGCCACCCACCGCACATGCGCACCCTCACAGGACCCGACCGGTCCACATCGCACACGCGACCGGCATCGCCTCACCACGCACACCGTTCCCGAAACGCCCGCGCGTCCGCCGCTGGGGGAGAACCCGGCGGCCGCGAGCTCACCCGAACGGCCCTCGGCCCCGCACCACCGGGCGTCGAGACCCCTCACGGCCCACACCCCGGCCGCTCTCCAGGTCTTCCGCTGCTGAGCCGCGGAGCGCCTGTTCCCCCCACTCTGTCGTGCAAGCCCGACGCGCCACGAGGCGCGCCAGGAGGAGTCACCACATCATGCAGCCCCTCATCGACAACGCCCGTACGTTCGGACAGCGCCCTGAGGAGTTCGCCAGGCTGGCCGAAGGCCAGTCCCCCGAGGTCCTGTTCATCACCTGCTCCGACTCGCGGGTCGTCCCGGCCCTGATCACGGGCGCCCGCCCCGGCGAGCTCTTCGAACTGCGCACCGCCGGGAATATCGTCCCCCCGTACACCGCCGACCGCCCCACCGGCGAGACGGCCACCATCGAGTACGCCGTGGAGGTCCTCGGCGTCACCGACATCGTGGTCTGCGGACACTCGCACTGCGGCGCCGTGGGCGCCCTGGTGCGCGGCGACGACCTGGACGCCGTACCGGCCGTACGCGACTGGCTGACCAGCGCCACCCCCCGCCCGGCAGGGGCGGTCGAGGACCCGACGGTCGCCGACGGCGTGCAGAACCACGTCCTCAGCCAGCTGCTGCGCCTGCGCTCCTACCCGTGCGTGGAGAAGCGCCTCGCGGACGGTCGGCTGCGGTTGCGCGGCTGGTACTACGAGGTCCACACGGGTGCCGTGCGCGAACACCGCGTGGACTCCGACAAGTTCGAGACCCTGTGACCGGCGGCCAGGTGTCCGAGGTGAACTCCCCGACCTCTCCCCCGTCCCCGTCCTCCAGGTTTCCCCATCTGCGACAGGACTTCGGCGCCTCGCTCGTCGTGTTCCTGGTCGCCCTCCCGCTGTGCGTCGGCGTCGCCGTCGCCTCCGGGGTACCGGCCGAACTCGGCCTGGTCACCGGCATCGTGGGCGGCATCGTCGCCGGAATGATGCCCGGCAGCAGCCTCCAGGTCTCCGGCCCCGCCGCCGGTCTGACCGTGCTGGTCTTCGAGGCGGTCCGCCAGTTCGGGCTGCCCGCCCTCGGAGTCATCGTGCTCGCCGCCGGTCTGCTCCAACTCGCCATGGGCACGCTGAAGCTGGGCCGTTGGTTCCGGGCGATATCCGTCTCCGTCGTCGAGGGCATGCTCGCCGGCATCGGCCTGGTGATCATCGCCGGCCAGCTCTACGCGGCGGCCGGCCTGAAGGCCCCCGCCTCCGGCATCGACAAGATCGCGGACCTGCCCGGCGCCTTCGTCGATGCCGTCGGCAGCACCACCGCGCTCGCCTCGCTGGCGGTCGGCGCGGGCACCATCGCCGCGATGGTGCTGTGGAAGCGCCTGCCGAAGAAGGTCCAGCTCGTGCCCGGCGCGCTCGCCGCGGTCCTGCTGGCCACCGGCGCCAGTCTGGCCTTCAGCCTCCCGGTGGCGAACGTCGAGGTGAAGGGCCTGCTGGACGTGATCCAGCCGCCCGGCCCGGACGCCTTCGGCCGGCTCGCCGACGTGGCCCTTCTCGGCACGATCCTCGCCTTCACCCTCATCGCCTCCGCCGAGAGCCTCTTCAGCGCGGCGGCCGTGGACCGGATGCACGACGGTCCGCGCACCGAGTACGACAAGGAGCTGATCGCCCAGGGCGCCGGCAACACCGTGTGCGGGCTGCTGGGCGCGCTGCCGATGACGGCGGTGATCGTGCGCAGCTCCGCCAACCTCCAGGCGGGTGCGAAGACGAAGGCGTCCCGCGTCCTGCACGGCGTCTGGCTGCTGCTCTTCGTGGCCGCGCTGCCGGGGGCGCTCGCGCTGATCCCGCTGCCGGCCCTGGCCGGCATCCTCGTCCACGCGGGCTGGAAACTGATCCCCTTCCGGGGGGTCGTCTCCCTGTGGCGCGGCCACCGGGGCGAGGCGCTGATCCTGGTCGCCACGGCCGTGGCGATCGTCGCGGTCAACATGTTCGAGGGCGTGCTGATCGGTCTGGCCCTCTCCGTGGCCAAGACTGCCTGGGATGCCTCTCACATCAAGCTGGAGGTCATAGACAAGGGCGCCGGCCCGGTCCAGGCCTACCTCTCCGGCAACGCGACCTTCCTCCGCCTGCCGAAGATACTGGACGACCTGGAGTCCCTCCCACAGGACCGCCCGGTGGAACTCCACCTCACCGGCCTCCACCACCTGGACCACGCCTGCCGCACCGCCCTGGAGAACTGGGCGGCCCGCCACAGCGCGACGGGTACGGAACCGGTACGCATGACAGTCCCAGAACCAGAAAAGGCCACGTCAGCCACACCCTGACCCAGCCAGCCCCCGGTGCCCCGGCCTGACGGCCGGGGCGCCGACTCGTCCCCCACACACTCGCCCTCCCCACAAACTCCGCCCCGCCCCCTCCACAAACTCCGACCGGCTCACCCCGCCTGCGGACTCCGGCCCGCCCCCTCCACAAGCTCCGACCGGCTCACCCCGTCTGCGGGCAATCGTGCCGCTGGGGCGGCACGGGTGGGCGCAGGCGGCACCCTGTAAGCGCGGCAAGCGACTCCCACCCCCGCCCGACCCCAGCGCCGGAGCACTTCCAGCCCCGCCCCGCTCCCGACCGACAGTCGCCCCACCCCCCGCCTCCGACATATCGTGGTACTCGCACACACACCGGACGACTCAAGGGGGTCGTCATGGTCGAGACGCTGCTCATCACCGCCGCGGCGATCGGCTCCGCCGCGGTCGTCTACGTCGCCGCCGCCGCCCGAGTCGTCAAGCAGTACGAGCGAGGCGTGGTCTTCCGCCTGGGCCGACTGCGCGGCGCCCCCAGAACCCCCGGCTTCACCATGGTCGTCCCCGGCCTCGACCACATCCGCAAGGTCAACATGCAGATCGTGACGATGCCGGTCCCGGCCCAGGAGGGCATCACCCGCGACAACGTCACCGTCCGTGTCGACGCGGTCGTCTACTTCAAGGTCGTCGACCCGGCGAACGCGGTCGTACGGGTCGAGGACTACCGCTTCGCCGTCTCCCAGATGGCCCAGACCTCCCTGCGCTCCATCATCGGCAAGAGCGACCTCGACGACCTCCTCTCCAACCGCGAGAAGCTCAACCAGGGCCTGGAACTGATGATCGACAGCCCCGCCGTGGAGTGGGGCGTCACCATCGACCGCGTCGAGATCAAGGACGTCTCCCTCCCCGACACCATGAAACGCTCCATGGCCCGCCAGGCCGAGGCCGACCGGGAACGCCGCGCCCGCATCATCAACGCGGACGCGGAACTGCAGGCGTCGAGAAAGCTGGCCGAGGCGGCGAAGGAGATGGCCGACACCCCCTCCGCCCTCCAACTCCGCCTGCTGCAGACGGTGGTGGCGGTGGCCGCCGAGAAGAACTCCACCCTGGTCCTGCCCTTCCCCGTGGAACTCCTCCGCTTCCTGGAACGCTCCCAGGCGGGCCCCTCGCCGACCCCCCCCCCCCCCCCCCCCGCCCTCGCGCCCTCAGACCCCTCCCCCACCTCCCTCCGCCCCACCTTTCCCACCCCCTCCGACCGAGTGAC encodes the following:
- the murC gene encoding UDP-N-acetylmuramate--L-alanine ligase, with translation MAPGLPSAMERPHFIGIGGAGMSGIAKILAQRGAKVAGSDAKESETAQALRALGATVHIGHAAEHLADDATCVVVSSAIRADNPELARAAELGIPVVHRSDALARLMDGLRPIAVAGTHGKTTTTSMLAVSLGELGLRPSYAIGGDLDVPGSNALHGDGEIFVAEADESDRSFHKYAPEVAIVLNVELDHHANYASMDEIYESFETFAGKIVPGGTLVISADHEGARELTSRLSGVRTVTYGEREDADVRVLSVVAQGLKSEVTVLLDGQEIVFTVSVPGRHYAHNAVAALAAGVALGVPADALAPALAAYTGVKRRLQLKGEARGVQIIDSYAHHPTEMTADLEAMRAAAGDARILVVFQPHLFSRTQELGTEMGQSLALADASVVLDIYPAREDPIPGVTSELIIDAARTAGADVTALHDKAEVPAAIAGMARPGDLVLTMGAGDVTDLGPRILDRLSS
- a CDS encoding indole-3-glycerol phosphate synthase, with translation MIEKALTSADVEFVTTLHGDERASFHVLLQPRGNQADRLLRAIDDLALGELDEAAREGETPEGEQAMDAGERALEVSLQALRGAGSTAQGRLIEDHPLDALKSLVEEVSADEVLVLTDPHYVEEFFHRDWASRARHKVGVPVLKLFSHARV
- a CDS encoding pyrimidine reductase family protein yields the protein MRRLFPVTEETAARTPEATGGAIAAEAPTAVGGEGPAGARTRGAGDGRPSAAGAPADGASDLVEREWSLDELAAAYAYPEPAPGGREPWLRANMVSTLDGAAQHDGRSQPISSEADMRIFGTLRGLADVVIVGAETVRQEGYRPARAREAFAEARRAAGQTPAPAVAVVSASLDLDFSLPLFTSPLTPTLLLTGAAAAPDRVATAEKAGVRVVVAGDGMGVDPARAVRALADLGLTRLLTEGGPRVLGQLVAADVLDELCLTVSPMLTAGDAQRIAGGPSVAVPKRFALVSLLEESGFLFGRYRRT
- the zapE gene encoding cell division protein ZapE; this translates as MSCSVARPLDSVTVSSSSATVSGFGSIPEAAPASLCTREPHVPADRLVAEMVPPPRFDSVRFDTYIPDPNQPSQTEAVRVLSGFAAGLGGAHATGAGRRGFFGLGKAKAKVPAGPRGVYLDGGYGVGKTHLLASLWHATPAEPSLKAFGTFVELTNLVGALGFQKTVQTLSGHRLLCIDEFELDDPGDTVLVSTLLGKLVVAGVALAATSNTLPGKLGEGRFASVDFLREIQGLSAHFRSLRIDGEDYRHRGLPEAPAPYSDEEVTKAAYATEGASLDDFPHLLGHLARVHPSRYGALTDGLKAVCLTDVEPVPDQSTALRLVVLADRLYDREVPVLASGLPFDRLFSEEMLNGGYRKKYFRAISRLTALARDAERLVKH
- a CDS encoding carbonic anhydrase, with amino-acid sequence MQPLIDNARTFGQRPEEFARLAEGQSPEVLFITCSDSRVVPALITGARPGELFELRTAGNIVPPYTADRPTGETATIEYAVEVLGVTDIVVCGHSHCGAVGALVRGDDLDAVPAVRDWLTSATPRPAGAVEDPTVADGVQNHVLSQLLRLRSYPCVEKRLADGRLRLRGWYYEVHTGAVREHRVDSDKFETL
- a CDS encoding SulP family inorganic anion transporter; protein product: MNSPTSPPSPSSRFPHLRQDFGASLVVFLVALPLCVGVAVASGVPAELGLVTGIVGGIVAGMMPGSSLQVSGPAAGLTVLVFEAVRQFGLPALGVIVLAAGLLQLAMGTLKLGRWFRAISVSVVEGMLAGIGLVIIAGQLYAAAGLKAPASGIDKIADLPGAFVDAVGSTTALASLAVGAGTIAAMVLWKRLPKKVQLVPGALAAVLLATGASLAFSLPVANVEVKGLLDVIQPPGPDAFGRLADVALLGTILAFTLIASAESLFSAAAVDRMHDGPRTEYDKELIAQGAGNTVCGLLGALPMTAVIVRSSANLQAGAKTKASRVLHGVWLLLFVAALPGALALIPLPALAGILVHAGWKLIPFRGVVSLWRGHRGEALILVATAVAIVAVNMFEGVLIGLALSVAKTAWDASHIKLEVIDKGAGPVQAYLSGNATFLRLPKILDDLESLPQDRPVELHLTGLHHLDHACRTALENWAARHSATGTEPVRMTVPEPEKATSATP